A single genomic interval of bacterium harbors:
- the pstA gene encoding phosphate ABC transporter permease PstA yields the protein MNQNVGARGKWKASAGPDLAARGEPFQWCFGGALALGLAMIAGFLLLVVWNGLGAFYPKPIRVLVLNDGTRLAGEVFRRQEFRPEPHQLEKMDEKTRERIIRQGGTERRILLRTGNFDLYNEDFRWVLESQIQEQSSPQDFWFIERTEWGPFIGRIEFLELDGRTYQQVDITAELMRNVHKEAQRRRQRIRDLEKGQISKVNHSMERERLSLRKASMKYGEKSESYLRAKRNHDWTMERLQAHYRELEREIQKLREEDAKFWVSLSTVEGQQKRLRLSEIVRMFRPNALGVLDRLGVYFSRWWELLTQEPREANSEGGVMPAIFGTFVMTVIMSLAVAPLGVVAALYLREYARQGMLVSAIRIGVNNLAGVPSIVYGVFGLGFFAYLVGGRIDALFFPERLPSPTFGTGGLLWSSLTLALLTLPVVIVATEEAVAAVPGSMREGSLACGASRWQTIRYIVLPRAMPGILTGLILAMARGAGEVAPLMLVGVVKIAPELPVDDIFPYVHLERSFMHLAFHIYDLGFQSRNSEAAKPMVFVSTLLLVGLVALMNLGAIFVRSRLRRRFQEAHF from the coding sequence ATGAACCAGAATGTGGGAGCCAGGGGGAAGTGGAAAGCCTCGGCTGGGCCGGATCTGGCAGCAAGGGGGGAGCCTTTTCAGTGGTGTTTTGGGGGGGCTCTGGCCCTGGGCCTGGCCATGATTGCCGGTTTTCTTCTTCTTGTGGTTTGGAACGGTTTGGGGGCGTTTTACCCCAAGCCCATCAGGGTGCTGGTTCTGAATGATGGAACCAGATTGGCCGGGGAGGTTTTCCGCCGCCAGGAATTCAGACCCGAGCCTCACCAGTTGGAGAAGATGGATGAGAAGACAAGGGAAAGGATAATCAGGCAAGGGGGCACAGAAAGAAGGATACTGTTACGAACGGGTAACTTCGACCTTTACAACGAGGATTTCAGGTGGGTCCTAGAGTCCCAGATTCAAGAGCAGAGTAGCCCGCAAGATTTCTGGTTCATAGAGCGCACAGAATGGGGTCCCTTCATAGGAAGGATCGAATTCTTGGAGCTTGATGGAAGAACTTATCAACAGGTTGATATTACAGCAGAATTGATGAGAAATGTACATAAAGAAGCCCAAAGAAGAAGGCAGAGGATAAGGGATCTGGAAAAAGGCCAGATCTCTAAAGTGAATCACAGCATGGAGCGGGAGAGGCTTTCTCTCAGGAAGGCCTCCATGAAGTACGGGGAAAAGAGCGAGAGTTATTTGCGGGCCAAAAGGAATCACGATTGGACCATGGAAAGACTTCAGGCTCATTACAGAGAGCTGGAGCGGGAAATCCAGAAGCTCAGGGAGGAAGATGCCAAGTTCTGGGTGTCCCTATCAACTGTGGAAGGACAACAGAAGAGACTTCGCCTCTCAGAGATAGTCAGAATGTTCAGGCCCAACGCCCTGGGAGTCCTGGATCGCTTGGGAGTCTATTTCTCCAGGTGGTGGGAGTTACTGACCCAAGAACCCAGGGAAGCCAATAGCGAAGGTGGGGTGATGCCAGCCATCTTTGGAACTTTTGTCATGACCGTGATCATGTCCCTGGCGGTTGCCCCCTTGGGTGTGGTGGCTGCACTCTATTTGAGGGAGTATGCGAGACAGGGAATGCTAGTGTCTGCCATAAGGATAGGGGTAAACAACCTGGCCGGGGTCCCCTCCATAGTCTATGGCGTCTTCGGCCTGGGTTTCTTTGCATACCTTGTGGGGGGAAGAATAGACGCCTTGTTTTTCCCGGAAAGACTTCCCAGCCCCACCTTTGGCACAGGTGGGTTGCTGTGGTCTTCTCTGACCCTGGCACTTCTCACACTGCCTGTAGTCATAGTGGCCACAGAGGAGGCCGTGGCAGCGGTGCCGGGTTCCATGAGGGAAGGTTCTCTGGCCTGTGGTGCATCTAGGTGGCAGACCATCCGCTACATAGTTCTTCCCAGGGCCATGCCCGGGATCCTCACAGGCCTCATTTTGGCCATGGCCAGGGGCGCGGGGGAGGTGGCCCCCTTGATGCTGGTGGGAGTGGTGAAGATCGCCCCAGAGCTTCCGGTGGACGACATATTTCCCTATGTGCACCTTGAGAGGAGTTTCATGCACCTGGCCTTCCACATATATGACCTGGGATTTCAATCCCGCAATTCCGAGGCTGCGAAGCCCATGGTTTTTGTAAGTACGTTACTCTTGGTAGGACTGGTGGCCCTGATGAACCTGGGTGCAATTTTCGTGCGTTCTAGGCTGCGGCGAAGGTTCCAGGAGGCCCATTTCTAA
- a CDS encoding ABC transporter permease subunit, with product MIADFLADRFITLGGISVLLAVMGIMVFLIAEVIPLFQGARIKASRQMVLDNFSQTVALFNLDEQAAMAFGVTSGGRLFAFHTGTGTLLRTPSWELGDERPTAWAFSQDKENLAIGFEDGSVRLGTLRVVSHPRKTEDVPLDLMVLSDQDRTDGKSIYKLSPSGEARLLVLEASLGEPIRVSDNGGAILKLDYRIGGTEERPTRSLAALDEHMNLWVNRVELKRNLLTGQTRESVQSKRIKVSLSNPQEFHLLLGGQGSMVFLISAEGELFRFDVGRPQGQELVERARLTPQGVKVTRAAFLSGERSLVVGGSDGSVGIWFLVHKEQAPTEDGRSLVLARQLSKQKAPIVGIEGGTRGKTFVTWDAGGELRVRHATSKKNLAVISWPGHSGLRAALAPRLDALVALGSNGVAGLWHLVGPHPETSWETLFGKVWYEGRTEPEFVWQSSGATEDFEPKLSLVPLIFGTLKGTFYALMFAVPLAILGAIYTSEFLSPQVRSKVKPVMEVMASLPSVILGFVAALVLAPVVESWISSVLISFLLIPLGLLLGGYVLQLFPDQATRGIHGLKKLFLIACVMAFGLFLSLKIGSTVEQIFFAGDLKAWLSGGARGALPPLFLVLLPTTICLCAFCLGKRLWPRNKSRWGETARAAAVFFTAFTISLLGAWLLEWIGFDPRSGLVGTYVQRNTLVVAFAMGFAVVPLIYTLAEEALSGVPDHLRAASLSCGATPWQTALWVVLPTAASGVFSAIMIGMGRAVGETMIVVMAAGNTPIIDLNLFNGFRALSANIAVELPEAVKGGTLYRVLFLTALVLFSMTFVINTLAELVRQRFRKRTQQL from the coding sequence TTGATTGCCGACTTCTTGGCCGATAGGTTCATCACGCTGGGAGGCATATCAGTCCTATTGGCTGTGATGGGTATCATGGTCTTTTTGATAGCGGAGGTGATCCCCTTGTTCCAAGGGGCTCGAATAAAAGCTTCCCGCCAGATGGTTTTGGATAACTTTTCCCAGACGGTGGCGCTTTTTAATCTGGACGAGCAAGCAGCCATGGCCTTTGGTGTCACATCCGGGGGGAGGCTTTTCGCCTTTCACACAGGCACTGGGACCTTGCTCAGGACCCCTTCCTGGGAGTTGGGAGATGAGAGGCCTACGGCGTGGGCCTTCTCCCAAGATAAGGAGAATCTTGCCATCGGGTTTGAGGATGGAAGTGTGAGATTGGGGACCTTAAGAGTTGTTTCTCATCCCAGAAAGACCGAGGATGTACCGCTGGATCTGATGGTCCTCTCTGACCAAGATCGTACAGACGGCAAGAGCATTTATAAGCTTTCCCCCTCCGGCGAAGCAAGACTTCTTGTTCTGGAGGCCTCTTTAGGGGAGCCCATCAGGGTTTCGGACAATGGGGGAGCCATCCTGAAGTTGGATTACCGAATCGGGGGTACCGAGGAACGCCCCACCCGTTCCCTGGCAGCCCTGGATGAGCATATGAATCTCTGGGTCAACAGGGTGGAACTCAAGAGAAACCTTTTGACCGGGCAAACCAGGGAGTCTGTACAGAGCAAGAGAATCAAGGTGTCTTTGTCCAACCCCCAGGAGTTTCACCTTCTCTTGGGGGGCCAGGGAAGCATGGTTTTTCTCATAAGCGCAGAGGGAGAGCTTTTTAGATTCGACGTGGGGCGACCCCAGGGACAGGAGCTGGTTGAAAGGGCCCGATTGACCCCTCAAGGCGTAAAGGTGACCCGTGCGGCTTTCTTGTCAGGAGAAAGGTCTTTGGTGGTGGGCGGTTCAGACGGCTCCGTGGGGATCTGGTTTCTGGTGCATAAAGAGCAGGCCCCAACAGAGGACGGCCGCTCGTTGGTTCTGGCAAGGCAATTATCCAAACAAAAGGCCCCAATAGTGGGCATTGAGGGAGGAACAAGAGGCAAGACCTTTGTAACCTGGGATGCTGGAGGGGAACTAAGGGTAAGGCATGCCACAAGCAAGAAGAATTTGGCTGTAATCTCCTGGCCTGGCCACTCTGGCCTTCGGGCAGCCTTGGCACCCAGGCTGGATGCTCTGGTGGCTTTGGGATCCAATGGGGTTGCAGGCCTTTGGCATCTTGTGGGACCCCATCCTGAAACCTCTTGGGAAACCCTGTTCGGAAAGGTTTGGTACGAGGGGAGGACAGAGCCAGAGTTTGTCTGGCAGTCCTCAGGTGCCACAGAGGATTTTGAACCCAAACTTTCTTTAGTACCGTTGATCTTTGGAACCCTCAAGGGAACATTCTATGCTCTCATGTTTGCAGTTCCCTTGGCGATACTGGGTGCAATTTACACCTCGGAATTCCTGTCGCCTCAGGTGCGCTCGAAGGTCAAACCGGTGATGGAGGTCATGGCCTCTCTGCCTTCGGTCATTCTCGGTTTTGTGGCAGCACTGGTGCTAGCTCCGGTTGTGGAATCCTGGATCTCATCTGTGCTGATCTCCTTCCTGCTCATACCTTTGGGCCTGCTGTTGGGGGGCTATGTTTTGCAATTGTTTCCAGATCAGGCCACCAGAGGGATTCATGGGCTCAAGAAGCTCTTTCTAATAGCCTGTGTGATGGCCTTTGGGCTTTTTCTTTCCTTGAAAATCGGCTCCACGGTGGAGCAGATTTTTTTTGCCGGAGACCTAAAGGCCTGGTTAAGCGGAGGGGCCCGTGGAGCTCTTCCACCCCTTTTTCTGGTGCTTTTGCCTACAACTATTTGCCTTTGTGCCTTTTGCCTGGGCAAACGTTTATGGCCCCGGAACAAGAGCCGTTGGGGCGAGACCGCACGGGCAGCAGCCGTGTTTTTCACGGCATTCACCATCAGCCTTTTGGGGGCATGGCTTCTGGAATGGATCGGTTTTGATCCCAGAAGTGGCTTGGTGGGAACCTACGTGCAAAGAAACACCCTGGTGGTGGCCTTTGCCATGGGCTTTGCGGTGGTACCTCTCATCTATACCCTGGCAGAGGAAGCCCTGAGTGGGGTCCCCGATCATCTCAGGGCAGCCAGCCTGAGTTGCGGTGCTACCCCCTGGCAAACAGCCCTTTGGGTGGTGCTTCCCACAGCAGCCAGTGGGGTGTTCTCGGCCATCATGATCGGTATGGGCCGAGCAGTGGGTGAGACCATGATCGTGGTCATGGCAGCAGGCAATACGCCCATCATAGACTTGAATCTTTTCAACGGATTCAGGGCGCTTTCAGCCAACATTGCTGTGGAGCTGCCCGAGGCTGTCAAAGGAGGGACTCTGTACAGGGTACTCTTTTTGACCGCTTTGGTTTTATTTTCCATGACCTTTGTCATCAACACGCTGGCAGAGCTGGTAAGACAGCGTTTTCGAAAGAGAACCCAGCAGCTCTAA
- a CDS encoding phosphate ABC transporter substrate-binding protein, translating to MVAVMVAGGLLGLPAKGITVDLDPKLPDYKVAQGISGTIKSIGSDTLNNLMALWTEGFRSFYPGVKIEVEGKGSSTAPPALIAGTAHFGPMSREMKAKEIDEFEKKFGYKPARIRVAVDSLAVFVHKDNPIDCLSLEQLDAIFSKTRKGGAPKDMTTWGDLGLKGEWASKPISLYGRNSASGTYGYFKEVALFGGDYKDTVKEQPGSSAVVQAVGSDRFAMGYSGIGYKTADVKAIALAAKQGAQCFQAQAENAYAGDYPLARFLYIYLNHKPGEKLDPLRAEFIKYVLSKAGQQAVIKDGFYPVSFALAMEDLKSLGISP from the coding sequence ATGGTGGCAGTTATGGTAGCAGGTGGGCTACTTGGCCTTCCAGCCAAAGGAATTACAGTGGATCTTGATCCCAAACTCCCAGATTACAAGGTTGCTCAGGGGATCTCTGGAACCATAAAATCCATCGGATCTGACACCTTGAACAACCTCATGGCCCTTTGGACAGAGGGATTCAGATCATTTTATCCTGGGGTAAAAATAGAAGTGGAAGGGAAAGGCTCCTCCACGGCTCCCCCAGCCCTGATTGCAGGCACTGCCCATTTTGGCCCCATGTCCAGGGAGATGAAAGCAAAGGAAATAGATGAATTTGAAAAGAAATTCGGATATAAACCGGCCAGGATTAGGGTTGCGGTTGACTCCTTGGCCGTCTTTGTACATAAAGATAACCCCATAGACTGCTTGAGCCTTGAGCAGCTTGATGCCATATTTTCCAAGACGCGCAAGGGTGGGGCCCCCAAGGACATGACCACCTGGGGCGATTTGGGGCTTAAGGGTGAGTGGGCCTCCAAGCCCATATCCCTTTATGGTCGCAATTCAGCTTCGGGCACATATGGGTATTTCAAGGAGGTGGCTCTGTTTGGAGGCGATTACAAGGACACGGTAAAAGAACAGCCAGGCTCTTCGGCAGTTGTTCAGGCAGTGGGATCTGACCGCTTCGCCATGGGTTACTCGGGCATTGGTTATAAGACCGCGGATGTGAAGGCGATCGCCCTTGCGGCCAAGCAAGGGGCTCAATGCTTCCAGGCCCAAGCGGAAAATGCCTATGCTGGCGATTATCCACTGGCCAGGTTCCTTTACATCTATCTGAATCACAAACCCGGAGAAAAACTGGATCCCTTGCGGGCAGAATTCATCAAGTACGTCCTGTCCAAAGCTGGTCAGCAGGCGGTCATAAAAGATGGCTTCTACCCTGTTTCCTTTGCCTTGGCCATGGAGGATCTGAAGTCATTGGGGATCTCCCCATAG
- a CDS encoding 4Fe-4S dicluster domain-containing protein, which yields MKRISLSIFKEDCCGCHACEVACKQEHAESSDNGFVKVIEKSPFFLPVYCHHCTKAPCIASCPVKAIYKDEQGVVLIEERECIGCRECLSACPFGAMGFSEQKGIAVKCDLCKPRLQKGQAPACALICPTGCILWGDPKQIPKRKRA from the coding sequence ATGAAAAGAATATCACTGTCCATATTCAAAGAAGACTGCTGTGGTTGCCATGCGTGTGAAGTGGCCTGCAAACAAGAACATGCTGAATCCTCCGACAATGGATTTGTTAAAGTCATCGAGAAGAGCCCCTTTTTCCTGCCGGTTTACTGCCATCACTGCACCAAGGCCCCATGCATTGCATCCTGCCCTGTTAAGGCCATTTACAAGGATGAGCAAGGGGTGGTGCTCATTGAAGAAAGAGAATGCATAGGATGCAGGGAGTGCCTCAGTGCCTGTCCTTTTGGAGCCATGGGCTTCAGCGAACAAAAGGGAATCGCCGTCAAGTGCGACCTTTGTAAGCCAAGATTGCAAAAAGGCCAAGCACCGGCCTGCGCATTGATTTGCCCCACAGGATGCATCCTTTGGGGCGATCCAAAGCAAATTCCAAAGAGAAAGAGGGCCTAA
- a CDS encoding molybdopterin-dependent oxidoreductase, whose product MQEVKKIRTVCRSCHGGCGVIAHVQDGRVVKIEGDSESPISGGTLCSKGLAITQLAYHPDRILHPMKKTKGGWSRISWDEALDTIAHEFKKVIRQYGPQSLFIGQGTGRDYESHFSRFGNMLGTPNVLTAGHMCYLSRIGASLITCGRFPICDYAGGPKCIVLWGVNPLWTNPDEYKGVDFWKAYKKGARLLVIDPRRNFYTQKADLWLQIRPGTDAALALAFLNVIIEEGLYDKEFVANYIHGWEALVERVKLYPPEKVEKITWIPSELIREAARFYALTKPAAIHWGVPTEQTINCTDFTRTAIGLMAVTGNLDAPGGNVFRVPPPVRTVSQFSAHDALTPEQRKARLGGEQYKLAARMTIITPKVAWDAILEGKNYPLKAGILVGTNPVVTGANAKGIYQALKKLDFLAVADLFLTPTAELAQIFLPAGTWLEQNHVSENWKFHGYVLARQKVVEIGEAWQDHKIFLELGKRMGQKWWDTVEQALDYILEPTGLTWEQFKEKGYLQGEMSYYKYRNAGFSTPTRKVEIYSTILEQWGRDPLPKYTEIPESPVSRPDLSEKYPYILNAGLRIPVFFHSANRQIPWLREIRPYPIVELHPDTAKKHGIQEMDWVWIESPRGRVKQRARLNDGIHPMVVVAEHGWWYPEIKEEGHGWDISNINLLTDDSYESLDPVMGATNLRVLLCNISRCEQKQEDRP is encoded by the coding sequence ATGCAGGAAGTAAAGAAAATAAGGACAGTCTGCAGAAGCTGCCACGGTGGATGCGGAGTCATAGCTCATGTACAGGATGGCAGGGTGGTCAAGATAGAAGGGGATTCAGAATCACCCATAAGTGGTGGAACACTTTGCAGCAAAGGCCTGGCCATAACTCAGCTGGCCTACCATCCTGATAGAATCCTTCACCCCATGAAGAAGACAAAAGGAGGCTGGAGCCGCATCAGTTGGGATGAGGCTCTGGACACCATCGCACATGAGTTCAAGAAGGTCATCCGGCAGTACGGCCCTCAATCACTTTTCATTGGCCAGGGAACGGGAAGGGACTACGAGAGCCATTTCTCTAGATTCGGTAACATGTTGGGCACCCCCAACGTGCTCACAGCAGGCCACATGTGCTACCTTTCGCGCATAGGAGCCTCTTTGATCACATGTGGACGTTTTCCCATTTGTGACTATGCCGGGGGACCCAAGTGCATAGTGCTTTGGGGTGTGAATCCCCTCTGGACCAATCCCGATGAATACAAAGGAGTTGATTTCTGGAAGGCCTACAAAAAAGGGGCCAGGCTACTGGTGATTGATCCGAGGAGAAACTTCTACACCCAAAAAGCAGATCTTTGGCTTCAAATAAGGCCGGGCACCGATGCGGCCCTGGCTTTGGCTTTTCTCAATGTCATTATTGAGGAAGGCCTTTATGACAAAGAATTCGTGGCCAACTACATCCACGGCTGGGAGGCTCTGGTGGAAAGGGTAAAGCTGTATCCCCCAGAAAAAGTGGAGAAAATAACCTGGATACCTTCTGAGCTGATAAGGGAAGCAGCCAGGTTTTATGCCCTTACCAAGCCTGCAGCCATCCACTGGGGAGTTCCCACGGAACAGACTATCAACTGCACGGATTTTACCAGAACAGCCATTGGGCTCATGGCAGTTACAGGCAACCTTGATGCCCCAGGCGGGAATGTGTTTAGGGTCCCTCCCCCCGTGAGAACAGTCTCGCAGTTCTCGGCCCATGATGCCCTGACTCCAGAGCAGAGAAAGGCCAGGCTGGGGGGAGAACAGTACAAGCTGGCCGCTAGGATGACCATCATCACCCCCAAGGTGGCTTGGGATGCCATATTGGAAGGGAAAAATTATCCCCTCAAGGCGGGTATCCTGGTAGGAACCAATCCTGTGGTTACAGGAGCCAATGCCAAGGGAATCTATCAGGCCCTCAAGAAATTGGACTTCCTGGCAGTGGCCGATCTTTTCCTGACTCCTACGGCGGAACTGGCCCAGATTTTCCTTCCTGCAGGCACTTGGCTTGAGCAGAACCATGTATCGGAAAACTGGAAGTTTCATGGTTATGTGTTGGCCAGGCAAAAGGTGGTGGAGATAGGGGAAGCCTGGCAAGATCACAAGATTTTCCTGGAATTGGGAAAGAGGATGGGGCAGAAATGGTGGGACACAGTAGAGCAAGCCCTGGATTACATTTTGGAACCCACAGGGCTCACTTGGGAGCAATTCAAAGAGAAAGGCTATCTCCAGGGGGAAATGTCTTACTACAAGTATCGAAACGCAGGCTTCTCCACGCCCACGCGCAAGGTGGAGATCTACTCTACTATTTTGGAGCAGTGGGGTAGAGATCCCCTTCCCAAGTACACCGAGATCCCCGAAAGCCCGGTATCCAGGCCCGACCTTTCGGAAAAATATCCTTATATCCTAAACGCGGGCCTCAGAATCCCAGTTTTTTTCCATTCCGCCAACCGACAGATCCCGTGGCTCAGAGAGATCAGACCTTACCCCATTGTGGAACTTCATCCCGACACTGCCAAGAAACACGGGATCCAGGAGATGGATTGGGTGTGGATAGAGTCCCCCAGAGGGCGTGTAAAGCAACGGGCCAGGCTCAATGACGGGATCCATCCCATGGTGGTGGTGGCCGAACATGGCTGGTGGTATCCAGAGATCAAAGAAGAAGGCCACGGCTGGGACATTTCCAACATAAACCTGTTGACCGATGATTCTTACGAGTCCTTGGACCCTGTGATGGGGGCAACAAACCTGCGCGTGTTGCTTTGCAACATTTCCCGATGCGAGCAAAAACAAGAGGATAGGCCATGA
- a CDS encoding TRAP transporter large permease yields the protein MSEVSTGIAGLVALMVLFLSGLELALAMALIGFAGFAYLVSFHAAANLLVKDFFDTFTTYGFTVIPLFVLMGQVASNSNIAKRLYVASHKFVGQIPGGLAMTTVVGATLFKAMCGSTLATAATFAGVAIPEMDRYGYDKRLSTGVVASVGTLGMLIPPSLVLIIYGIVVEQSIGRLFLAGIIPGLLISFFFILIIYFWARMTPELAPRGQRAPWSERLKAIPEFFWVGAIFFVVIGGMMHGVFSPTEAGTIGTVGVLGLAAGRRELDFKKLVKSFDESLRTACMVLLLIFGSNVLGHFLAVTEIPFMAADWITSLPLHRSLVMVLIILIYLVGGSFIDDLAFMILATPIFYPAVLKLGYDPIWFGIMIGITIMIGVIIPPVAICVFVVKHITGVPFNVIYKGVLPFLLGLIACAVLLFMFPDITLFLPNFFMGN from the coding sequence ATGAGTGAGGTCTCAACAGGGATAGCGGGGCTTGTGGCTCTGATGGTCCTGTTTCTCTCCGGTCTGGAGTTGGCCTTGGCCATGGCCCTCATCGGTTTCGCCGGATTCGCGTACCTGGTGAGTTTTCATGCAGCAGCCAATTTGTTGGTCAAGGACTTCTTTGATACCTTCACCACATATGGTTTCACGGTCATCCCCCTCTTTGTGCTGATGGGGCAGGTGGCATCAAACTCCAACATAGCCAAGCGGCTTTACGTGGCCTCCCATAAATTTGTGGGACAGATCCCAGGTGGGCTGGCCATGACTACTGTGGTGGGTGCCACCTTGTTTAAAGCCATGTGCGGTTCCACTCTGGCTACTGCCGCGACCTTTGCAGGGGTGGCCATCCCAGAAATGGATCGCTACGGATATGACAAGAGGCTCTCCACTGGAGTTGTGGCCTCTGTGGGCACCTTGGGCATGCTGATACCGCCCAGCCTGGTGCTCATCATCTACGGTATAGTCGTGGAGCAGTCCATAGGCCGGCTTTTTCTGGCCGGAATTATCCCCGGGCTTCTCATCTCTTTTTTCTTCATCCTGATCATCTACTTTTGGGCAAGGATGACCCCCGAGCTGGCTCCGAGGGGACAGAGAGCTCCATGGTCGGAACGGCTGAAGGCAATCCCAGAATTCTTTTGGGTAGGGGCTATTTTCTTTGTGGTAATCGGTGGCATGATGCATGGGGTGTTCAGCCCCACAGAGGCCGGGACCATAGGTACCGTAGGTGTGCTGGGTTTGGCAGCTGGAAGAAGGGAGCTGGATTTCAAGAAGCTGGTAAAATCCTTCGATGAGTCCTTAAGAACAGCCTGCATGGTGTTGCTATTGATCTTCGGCTCCAATGTGCTGGGCCATTTTCTGGCTGTCACCGAGATTCCATTTATGGCTGCGGACTGGATCACGTCCCTTCCTCTGCATCGCTCCTTGGTCATGGTGCTTATCATTCTGATCTATCTGGTGGGGGGTTCATTCATAGACGATCTGGCTTTCATGATCCTTGCCACTCCCATTTTTTATCCAGCTGTTTTGAAATTGGGCTATGATCCCATATGGTTCGGGATCATGATCGGTATCACCATAATGATAGGTGTGATCATCCCGCCAGTGGCCATCTGCGTATTCGTGGTAAAACATATAACCGGGGTGCCTTTTAATGTGATTTACAAAGGGGTGCTCCCCTTTCTGCTGGGACTCATAGCCTGTGCAGTGCTTCTTTTCATGTTTCCCGACATAACACTTTTCCTGCCCAACTTTTTCATGGGCAATTAA
- a CDS encoding TRAP transporter small permease yields the protein MRRLTWIIYRMDLSLHVVAGFGLAFMIILTLTDILMRTLGKPIVGSIELVCFSGAIVVGFAIPYSSLAQVHIFVDFLVKRLPPRWSSSLKALTTLMGALLFLLMGYNFVLYGLDLIKTGEVSAGLKIPYYPITFGFALSCMLESATLFSQLIRLLRREKYE from the coding sequence TTGAGGCGTTTGACGTGGATAATTTACAGGATGGACCTTTCCCTGCATGTGGTTGCCGGATTTGGTCTGGCCTTCATGATAATCCTGACCCTCACAGACATACTCATGAGAACTTTGGGAAAGCCCATCGTGGGCTCCATCGAGTTAGTGTGCTTCTCGGGGGCCATAGTTGTGGGCTTTGCCATACCATACTCCTCCCTGGCCCAGGTGCATATATTCGTGGATTTCCTTGTCAAGAGGCTTCCCCCAAGATGGAGCTCTTCCCTTAAGGCCTTGACAACCTTGATGGGAGCTCTGCTTTTTTTGCTCATGGGATACAACTTTGTCCTTTATGGGTTGGACCTCATCAAGACCGGAGAGGTAAGTGCTGGCCTGAAGATTCCTTACTACCCCATAACCTTTGGTTTTGCACTGAGCTGCATGCTGGAGTCAGCAACGCTGTTTTCTCAGCTTATAAGACTCCTCAGGAGAGAAAAGTATGAGTGA
- a CDS encoding TRAP transporter substrate-binding protein, with protein sequence MTGRKLICSLLVCAASLCFSSSVLAQDKTLKLKYSNFFPPVHPISKLSEEWCKAIEKATEGRVTFSYFPGSTLTPPMQTYDSVVKGIVDVGQSLLAYAPGRLPLSGVLTLPLGYKSGSQATRLSQAYYKQFKPKEFDDVQVMYLHGHGPGFFHTKKLISTVEEVKGLRIKANAENAEIVSAFGGAPVTLPITETYDALQKGLLDGVLLPFEALKGWKFAEVVKCSVENYGVSYTSPIYVIMNKEKWNSISEADRKAIERINEQWNEKQAQLWDELDKEAKEFAIQKGVKVVGASKEEQAKTAEKMKPILDNWVKNMSAKGLPAKEALEFCQEYLRKNP encoded by the coding sequence ATGACTGGCCGCAAACTGATCTGCTCGCTTCTGGTTTGTGCAGCATCCTTGTGTTTTTCTAGCTCGGTGCTTGCCCAGGACAAGACCCTCAAACTCAAGTACTCCAACTTCTTCCCGCCTGTGCATCCCATAAGCAAGCTCTCAGAAGAGTGGTGCAAGGCCATAGAAAAGGCCACCGAGGGTAGAGTGACCTTTTCATACTTTCCAGGAAGCACTCTGACTCCCCCTATGCAAACCTATGACAGTGTGGTCAAGGGTATCGTGGATGTGGGACAGAGTCTCCTGGCTTACGCCCCTGGCCGGCTTCCCCTCAGTGGAGTGCTCACCCTTCCCCTGGGGTACAAGAGCGGATCCCAGGCAACCAGGCTAAGCCAAGCCTATTACAAGCAGTTCAAGCCCAAGGAATTCGATGATGTACAAGTCATGTATCTGCATGGCCACGGTCCAGGTTTTTTCCATACCAAGAAGCTCATATCCACGGTGGAGGAGGTAAAAGGGCTCCGGATCAAGGCCAATGCAGAAAATGCCGAAATTGTCTCGGCTTTCGGCGGAGCCCCCGTTACTTTGCCCATAACAGAGACGTATGATGCCCTCCAGAAGGGACTTTTGGATGGGGTCCTGCTTCCTTTCGAGGCCCTCAAGGGTTGGAAGTTCGCCGAAGTGGTGAAATGCAGCGTGGAGAATTACGGTGTTTCGTACACCAGTCCCATCTACGTGATCATGAATAAGGAGAAGTGGAATAGCATATCCGAGGCCGACCGAAAGGCCATAGAAAGGATTAACGAGCAGTGGAACGAGAAGCAGGCTCAGCTCTGGGACGAGCTTGACAAGGAGGCAAAGGAATTTGCCATCCAGAAGGGGGTGAAGGTGGTTGGGGCTTCCAAAGAGGAGCAGGCAAAAACCGCTGAGAAGATGAAGCCCATATTGGACAACTGGGTCAAGAACATGAGTGCCAAGGGTCTTCCGGCCAAAGAAGCCCTGGAGTTCTGTCAGGAATACCTGAGGAAGAATCCTTGA